In one Achromobacter spanius genomic region, the following are encoded:
- a CDS encoding SMP-30/gluconolactonase/LRE family protein translates to MPKRELSVLASGYTYLEGLRWHEDRLWASDFYTEQVIAVDLAGNIEQICRVPQQPSGLGWLPDGRLLISSMKDRKVLRREADGTLAVHADLSALTGGPINDMVVDDQGRAYVGNFGFDLMAGEPVATTTLVRVDTDGVAQAVAEGLCFPNGSFITPDGKTLIVNETFGNRISEFDILPTGALGPRRDWANFGPLPDSDDLLVLIAASAIGPDGGALDAEGALWVADAIGKRIVRLARGGQILEQIDTGEFGIFAAALGGPDGCSLFMAAAPDFIEANRRAKPEGCILMTRVDVPHAGRP, encoded by the coding sequence ATGCCGAAACGCGAACTGTCCGTGCTGGCTTCCGGGTACACATATCTGGAAGGCCTGCGGTGGCACGAAGACCGCCTGTGGGCGTCCGACTTCTATACCGAGCAGGTCATTGCCGTGGACCTGGCCGGCAACATCGAACAGATCTGCCGTGTGCCGCAGCAGCCGTCGGGCCTGGGCTGGCTGCCCGATGGCCGCTTGCTGATCTCATCCATGAAAGACCGCAAGGTGCTGCGCCGCGAGGCCGACGGCACGCTGGCCGTGCATGCCGACCTATCCGCGCTTACGGGCGGCCCCATCAACGACATGGTGGTGGATGACCAAGGCCGCGCCTACGTGGGCAATTTCGGGTTTGACCTGATGGCCGGTGAACCGGTCGCGACGACGACACTGGTGCGCGTGGACACGGACGGCGTGGCGCAGGCGGTAGCCGAAGGGCTGTGCTTTCCCAACGGTTCGTTCATCACGCCGGACGGCAAGACGCTGATCGTCAACGAGACCTTCGGCAACCGGATCTCGGAATTCGACATCCTGCCCACCGGCGCGCTGGGCCCGCGCCGCGACTGGGCCAACTTCGGGCCATTGCCGGATAGCGACGACCTGTTGGTGTTGATTGCCGCATCGGCCATCGGCCCGGACGGCGGGGCGCTGGACGCGGAAGGCGCGCTATGGGTGGCTGACGCCATCGGCAAGCGGATTGTGCGGCTGGCGCGCGGCGGCCAGATTCTTGAGCAGATCGACACCGGCGAATTCGGCATCTTCGCCGCGGCCTTGGGCGGGCCGGATGGCTGCTCGCTGTTCATGGCTGCGGCGCCGGATTTCATCGAAGCCAACCGCCGCGCCAAGCCCGAAGGCTGCATCCTGATGACCCGGGTGGACGTGCCGCACGCGGGCCGGCCTTGA